A single region of the Jatrophihabitans sp. GAS493 genome encodes:
- a CDS encoding ABC transporter permease encodes MATAEVARLTLRQNRRGAFGWIVGVAALTLLYSSSYKSIGGAKSAAISSYPASLKQALNLQDLTSPVGYLNATVFGIPLLLLTTIYVVSAATRSVAGDEESGALDLILAYPVSRSSLVLARMLAMVAVLVGWGVVLFGVVLLLRAPTGLSIGVSALAAETFTWLLLGCSLAGISLLISAAIGHPSNSLGIAAGVMLLAYLADSFIPLIDGLAWVRNLSPYYWFVGSDALSNGLSLWHCALLAGTAVAATALAAVALNRRDIGV; translated from the coding sequence CGGCGCGTTCGGCTGGATCGTCGGGGTAGCGGCGCTGACCCTGCTCTACAGCTCCAGCTACAAGAGCATCGGCGGGGCCAAGTCGGCGGCGATCAGCAGCTACCCGGCCTCACTGAAGCAGGCGTTGAACCTTCAGGATCTCACCTCGCCGGTCGGCTACCTGAATGCGACTGTCTTCGGAATACCCTTACTTTTGTTGACGACTATCTATGTCGTCAGTGCCGCGACCCGCTCGGTGGCCGGTGACGAGGAGTCCGGTGCCCTGGACCTCATCCTCGCTTACCCGGTTAGCCGCAGCAGCCTGGTGCTGGCCCGGATGCTGGCGATGGTCGCCGTACTGGTCGGCTGGGGGGTAGTGCTCTTCGGTGTCGTGCTGCTGCTGCGCGCGCCGACCGGTCTCAGCATCGGCGTCAGTGCCCTGGCGGCCGAGACCTTCACCTGGCTGCTGCTGGGCTGCAGCCTGGCCGGGATCTCACTGCTCATCAGTGCCGCCATCGGGCACCCCTCGAACTCGCTCGGCATCGCCGCCGGCGTGATGCTGCTGGCCTATCTGGCTGATAGCTTCATACCGCTCATCGACGGTCTAGCCTGGGTGCGAAACCTCTCGCCCTACTACTGGTTCGTCGGTAGCGACGCGCTCTCCAACGGGCTGAGCCTCTGGCACTGCGCGCTGCTCGCCGGCACCGCCGTAGCCGCCACCGCACTGGCCGCAGTGGCGCTGAACCGGCGGGATATCGGGGTCTGA
- a CDS encoding helix-turn-helix domain-containing protein: MTGAEPTPNAESNLDHVLDAVGPRLRALRQRRGATLAQLSTSTGISVSTLSRLESGQRRPTLELLLLLARVHQVPLDELVDAPTTGDPRVHARPLKRRGMTIIPLTRRPGGLQAYKMVIAKNWPAGEPQQQVHEGYEWLYILSGRLRLLLGEHDMILTPGEVAEFDTHIPHFFGNPGPEPAEVLSLFGPQGERLHVRSRPARR, translated from the coding sequence ATGACCGGCGCAGAGCCCACGCCCAATGCTGAGTCCAACCTCGACCATGTTCTCGATGCGGTCGGACCTCGCCTGCGGGCGCTTCGTCAGCGTCGAGGGGCAACGCTCGCGCAACTCTCCACCTCAACGGGCATCTCGGTGAGCACGCTCTCCCGCCTGGAGTCCGGGCAGCGGCGACCCACCTTGGAGTTGTTGCTCCTGCTGGCCCGCGTCCACCAGGTCCCCCTGGACGAGCTGGTCGACGCGCCGACGACCGGCGACCCGCGGGTGCATGCCCGTCCGCTGAAGCGCCGCGGGATGACGATCATCCCGCTCACCCGGCGTCCGGGGGGCCTGCAGGCCTACAAGATGGTCATCGCAAAGAACTGGCCCGCGGGCGAGCCGCAGCAGCAGGTGCACGAGGGATACGAGTGGCTCTACATACTCTCCGGACGTCTACGCCTACTCCTCGGCGAGCACGACATGATCCTGACGCCGGGGGAAGTCGCCGAGTTCGACACACACATCCCGCATTTCTTTGGCAATCCAGGCCCGGAACCAGCCGAGGTCCTCAGCCTCTTCGGACCGCAGGGCGAGCGCCTCCACGTCCGGTCCCGACCGGCCAGACGTTAG
- a CDS encoding NRDE family protein, which yields MLTLRDELASREFDGPGAWWPEQPSVIGGRDRSAGGTWCASDLRAGATSVVLNRPERRTAEPGAASRGVLPLLALRHREDWPDFIDIAPMASFNLVLATPGALTWWSFDGARLQRYELAPGTHMFKPDGQAAPSDERFMDRLTGVSPSLAGTTEQLWAGWLAPLEAAEPVPEPGALLVRMPVEGDSYETVYGQFIAARPGLLRVDYAYQLGHSASGEVAEWSSRQWAEPSP from the coding sequence ATGCTCACGCTGCGGGACGAACTGGCCAGTCGTGAATTCGACGGACCGGGCGCCTGGTGGCCGGAGCAGCCGTCGGTGATCGGTGGCCGTGACCGCAGCGCCGGGGGCACCTGGTGCGCCTCCGACCTGCGCGCCGGGGCGACATCGGTGGTGCTCAATCGCCCGGAGCGGCGGACGGCCGAGCCCGGCGCCGCGAGCCGGGGCGTGCTGCCGCTGCTAGCACTGCGGCACCGGGAGGATTGGCCGGATTTCATTGACATCGCGCCGATGGCCTCCTTCAATCTGGTGCTGGCCACGCCGGGCGCGCTCACCTGGTGGAGCTTCGACGGCGCGCGGCTGCAACGGTACGAGCTGGCCCCGGGGACTCACATGTTCAAGCCCGACGGCCAAGCTGCTCCCAGTGACGAACGTTTCATGGATCGGTTGACCGGAGTCTCGCCTTCGCTGGCCGGAACGACTGAGCAACTCTGGGCCGGCTGGCTGGCCCCGCTGGAGGCGGCCGAGCCGGTGCCGGAGCCGGGTGCGCTCCTCGTCCGGATGCCGGTCGAGGGGGACAGCTATGAGACGGTCTATGGCCAGTTCATTGCGGCCCGTCCGGGGCTGCTGCGGGTGGACTATGCCTATCAACTGGGCCACAGCGCCTCAGGGGAGGTCGCCGAGTGGAGCAGCCGGCAGTGGGCCGAGCCGAGTCCATGA
- a CDS encoding twin-arginine translocation signal domain-containing protein yields MISGVGESTEQTSGRTFERRVERIVERVAARLGRRAGPDRRGFLRGAAIVGAAVVTDPLNYLVRPASAYATVCGTATSCSDGYTVFCCTINGGQNVCPPDSFIGGWWKADHSSFCGGSARYYVDCNAYRDGRYPCHCNKTTCDQRLVACNQFRYGQCSTHIPSSATGPVLCRLVSCTPPWQQYGGVCSTASATDNNTATQSAPCVSNSGSVPIGSLDRITTSGNTVQLSGWALDRDQPGTSVYVAVYEDGRGISWFPTNAPRSDVNRAFAAHGNHGFNITLKAPTGRHTFDLYAINVGAGSGNPLIARRSVDVNQAWPVGQLDVLSAVGNDVHLGGWAFDPDIPSTEIKVAVYVDGALAGWFPTGVDRPDVDRAFGITGKHGYNVHLNVADGHHTFAVYGINVAGGGNNLIAQRSLEVNLGAQPRGNLDSCVVAADTVRVNGWAFDPNLPANSINVAIYTESHGIGWFPADRPRSDVNAAFGLTGQHGFDTRITLAPGLHTIYVYGINVGGGIGNPLIGRRTVRVGPAGVLGSLDAVTPMGLSVALNGWAFNPDEYGTELPIAVVVDGSQVGVFPSGHLRPDVNRIYAVNGNYGFAMQVSTTAGDHTVAAYAVDRGRNVLIGSRTVRVTA; encoded by the coding sequence GTGATCAGCGGCGTTGGTGAGTCGACGGAGCAGACGTCTGGGCGGACGTTCGAGCGGAGGGTCGAGCGAATCGTGGAGCGGGTCGCTGCGCGTCTCGGGCGGCGGGCGGGGCCGGATCGCCGCGGATTCCTACGAGGCGCGGCGATCGTGGGGGCGGCGGTGGTCACCGATCCGCTGAACTACCTGGTGCGCCCGGCCAGCGCGTACGCGACGGTCTGCGGCACCGCGACCAGCTGCAGCGACGGGTACACCGTCTTCTGCTGCACGATCAACGGCGGTCAGAACGTCTGCCCACCCGACTCCTTCATCGGCGGCTGGTGGAAGGCGGACCACTCGTCATTCTGCGGTGGTTCAGCCCGCTATTACGTAGACTGCAACGCCTATCGAGACGGTCGCTACCCCTGTCACTGCAACAAGACGACCTGCGATCAGCGGCTCGTCGCCTGCAACCAGTTCCGCTACGGGCAGTGCAGCACCCACATTCCTTCCTCCGCCACCGGACCGGTGCTCTGCCGCCTGGTCTCCTGCACCCCACCCTGGCAGCAGTACGGCGGCGTCTGCAGCACCGCGAGCGCAACCGACAACAACACCGCCACCCAGTCGGCACCCTGCGTATCGAACTCGGGGTCGGTCCCGATCGGATCGCTCGATCGGATCACGACCTCGGGCAACACGGTGCAGCTCTCCGGGTGGGCGCTGGATAGAGACCAGCCCGGCACGTCGGTCTACGTGGCGGTTTATGAGGACGGACGTGGCATCTCCTGGTTTCCCACCAACGCCCCCCGATCCGACGTGAACCGGGCCTTCGCAGCGCATGGAAATCACGGGTTCAACATCACGCTGAAGGCCCCGACCGGTCGGCACACCTTCGACCTGTACGCGATCAATGTCGGGGCGGGATCGGGGAATCCCCTTATCGCCCGGCGAAGTGTCGACGTCAACCAAGCGTGGCCGGTCGGGCAGCTGGACGTCCTTTCGGCCGTCGGCAACGACGTTCACCTGGGCGGGTGGGCCTTTGACCCGGACATTCCCTCCACCGAGATCAAGGTCGCGGTGTACGTCGATGGTGCGCTGGCGGGATGGTTCCCCACCGGCGTCGATCGCCCCGATGTGGACCGGGCCTTCGGAATCACCGGAAAACACGGGTACAACGTGCATCTCAACGTCGCCGACGGCCATCACACCTTCGCCGTCTACGGAATCAACGTCGCCGGCGGCGGCAACAACCTCATCGCGCAGCGATCACTGGAGGTGAATCTCGGCGCGCAACCCCGCGGCAATCTGGATAGTTGCGTCGTCGCCGCAGACACGGTGCGGGTCAATGGTTGGGCCTTCGACCCGAATCTGCCGGCCAACTCCATCAACGTCGCCATCTACACCGAGTCGCATGGGATCGGTTGGTTCCCGGCTGATCGCCCGCGCTCGGACGTCAACGCGGCATTCGGCCTGACCGGCCAGCATGGCTTCGACACCCGGATCACGCTGGCACCGGGACTGCACACGATCTACGTCTACGGGATCAACGTCGGTGGCGGCATCGGAAATCCGCTGATCGGCCGGCGGACGGTTCGGGTGGGTCCGGCCGGCGTGCTCGGCAGCCTTGACGCGGTGACGCCGATGGGCCTGTCGGTGGCGCTCAACGGCTGGGCCTTCAACCCGGACGAGTACGGGACGGAGCTGCCGATCGCCGTCGTCGTGGACGGCAGCCAGGTCGGCGTCTTCCCGAGCGGGCACCTGCGGCCGGACGTCAACCGGATCTATGCCGTCAACGGCAACTACGGATTCGCCATGCAGGTCAGCACGACTGCCGGCGACCACACCGTCGCGGCCTACGCAGTGGATAGGGGCCGCAATGTGTTGATCGGCTCGCGGACGGTACGGGTGACGGCGTGA
- a CDS encoding MauE/DoxX family redox-associated membrane protein, which produces MTGILAAGALLLLAAGLYKIRHPAAGGAALAAARIPGGSGWAAKPAARLTGVGEVVIGLVVLLVGGRGPALLLALSYATLAAFAWRMRVVAPEQECGCFGAGASPVSGWHVAVNLLFGVSAAIGALHPTPSLRAEFAGQPLLGIPLLVAVLLLAWSSYLLMTQLPTLLRLAGPAGLAGPAGRKVETT; this is translated from the coding sequence GTGACGGGGATTCTGGCCGCCGGAGCACTGCTGCTGCTCGCCGCCGGCCTGTACAAGATTCGCCATCCAGCGGCCGGTGGTGCGGCGCTGGCCGCCGCGCGGATCCCGGGTGGATCGGGGTGGGCGGCGAAGCCAGCCGCGCGGCTGACCGGGGTCGGCGAGGTGGTGATCGGGCTCGTCGTGCTGCTGGTCGGTGGCCGAGGCCCGGCGTTGCTGCTGGCGCTCAGCTACGCCACGCTGGCCGCCTTCGCCTGGCGAATGCGGGTGGTTGCCCCCGAGCAGGAGTGTGGCTGCTTCGGCGCCGGTGCGAGCCCCGTCAGCGGCTGGCATGTCGCGGTCAACCTGCTCTTCGGGGTGAGTGCGGCGATCGGCGCGCTGCACCCGACGCCGTCGCTGCGCGCGGAATTCGCCGGCCAGCCGCTGCTCGGCATTCCCCTGCTCGTCGCGGTGCTGCTGCTGGCCTGGAGCAGCTATCTGCTGATGACCCAGCTGCCGACCCTGTTACGGCTAGCCGGTCCAGCCGGTCTAGCCGGTCCGGCCGGCCGAAAGGTGGAGACGACATGA